The Anopheles moucheti chromosome 3, idAnoMoucSN_F20_07, whole genome shotgun sequence genome contains the following window.
AAAAAAACTCATTGTAATACTCTCTTTTGTGTAAAAATCGATTTAAATATTCCGTTGTCATTTTGTACTAAagggtttttttatgaaatgaatttaaagaagattattgttatttatctaTCTTTCAAACCAAGCGGAAGTTCACATCTCTAAATCTGATGGGAACGAAATTGACGTTAGGATTTAATCTCTTAAAGCTAGTCCATCTTTTTCTTCCAATCTCAACGGCATGGATGCGTATAGAAGCTTAGTCATTCTCCTTCAAGTCAATGTTTATGCAAAGGCAGAAAATGAAAACCCTACCAAACGACTGATATCTGACCTTTACGAAGGGTCCTTCGTCAGTTCGGCCCTTATCAACTTTCGGTCCCACCGTACGACAACTTGCTaatgaatgcaaaaagaaaatgcgGCTTGCAATTTTGTACGGTTCAAGCCAAACAAAGTTCCCTTTTGTCCCCCCCTCGCGTCACTTTCGCTGTTACTTCACCACCACAGAGACCACATCCCGTTTCTAAGCATCCTTTGCGCTGTGCATTCTGTTTGACTTGACGGCTTGTACACTTTCACTTCAAACAAGGCACTGTGGCCGCCTGTCCGGGTGGAAAATGTTATGATAAATGGGTTCCAACCTCCTGCGCGGACCAGTTGGCTGATTAATTGATCAGCTCTCGCTTCCTTACATCCTTTCTTCTGCGCACACATTCGCACATTCCGCACGTGGGACGCACAACTAATTATGAGCAAACGGAGATGGGACGGCCGGTGAAAACATGGATCACTCTGTACAATGTTTTACGGCCGCGGCCCGCTAATGGTGACGATGAGAAATAATTGGCGGGAACACAGtaattgaaaagaaattaatgaGTGTTTGCTGGGTGATTGATGCGCCCGTTTAACAGTGGATTTTTGTAGTAACGATACCGACCTCGTAAGTAGTAAGCAGGCTAATTGACACTTTCAAAACTTCTGTTCCATTTGTCGCAGGGAAGCGCTTGTAATTCCTATCCAACCACAGTTTTGGGCACAAACCTTTTGGACAGTTTTATATCtgatacaatttttttttattgttgatgGGCTATTTATTGCGTGCTTTTTACAGAGCTTCACAACTGACTAATGAATATCTTTTGTACAGTAAATGTAATCAGCCAGTCCCTGTTGAAGGTCAGCCGATCCTCGCTGTACGACCAAACTGCAATCTTTACCCGCGTCTGGCCGCTTGCATTCTAAAAAATCTCCAAATTGATCCGAAAGGCGATACGCTGCCAGCTGAAACAAAGCACTGCCGCACGTTATCAGTTCTGTGCGCGAATCTGTAAGGTGGAagatattgtttatttttacaaaaaactaCTATTTTATCCCAACAACATGTACCATCAGCTTCAACTGTTAGAACTCCAACCAATAAGACTGCGAACAACGCGTACCAAACTCTCATGATTATATCTTCCTTTGTTGAAGTTAAAACAGAACTGTTGCCGCGTACTGGCTAGTGTAGTAAATTGTGTACTCATTTTATACTGCTTGGCCTGTCCTGTACTGGCGGCGTAGAGTTTACCGGGGGTAAACACAGCTGTTGCACAAAAACGCGGTtgcaaaaattcaattttaatttccaatttcCGTTTCTGGCATGGTGTTTTCCATTACATATTCAATTACCGTGAGTCAATAGGAACGATTTTGCAATCATCATGACGTGGGAGAAAGTTTTTCATGATAAATGTGGAGAAGTAATCAATCGAAGTACGATGACGTCTGATACTTCTTGGATTACTTCTTCTacttttccacattttctTCTTGTCAAATATTGTCTAAACTTTCACCATTATTTATTCTACCAGCTTTAAAGAATGCCtcaaaaatcattcatcacAAACTTCAAATAAATGGTAAACTGCCAATAATAAAACGGCATTGAAAGCGCCCACAGTTTAAGGTTGGGTTTTTAGGGTTTATCCAAACATAACAAGCCGAACAAACAACGCTCTGTTGCGAGGAGAGAGGTTCGATTATGTGGGAGCTATTGGTGTACCATAACCACAGAAAGCAGTGTTTTTGCCTTGAAATGTCCTGAGGTTAGGTTAATAAAAGGGGTTTACCCTATAAATATTCTCCAAAGTGGAAGAACCGTGATGTTTATCAAGACAAATATgttcttctattttttaacTCTGTTTTGAGCACGTCAATCTATTAAATCTCCGCGAATACAGTGGTTCATAACTAGCTATCCTGAGTATCCTTGCtatcctctgtccatgtggacgacttAAACGCATTTTATTCGAGTAGGAACTGCATCCTCCTATGGCTGGCTGTACTATGTTCATCTGTCCACACTTTATTTTACCTCTCGACTTCAAAAAGTCTATATTTGCTAGTGAATAACTTTGGCATCATAATATAACactttaaatataataatacgCGTCAGATGGGATCAGTTTCAGATTCCATATTATGAGCCACCAGAGGCCTAAGGCCTAATGCCTTTagtgtttgtatttttaagAGGATATTAGAAGCAAATTATAATTACAAAGCGTtgtgtggaaaaaaacaatcccttatatttaatttataacacATGCTAGTTTTATTCagattatttattgtttttcaacCATTACTGACATCATGGAACTAGTTATCGTATATCCTTGGTACAATCGAGGTAGCTCAGCAGCTCGTGTTGCATGTCGACGATCGCACGTTGAATACTTTCGCTGCAGTTATAATTGGAATTGTCAGCACTTAGCTGTTGACACGCAGTATACTCTTCAATCTGTTTCTGAAGTCGTGTCATAATGAAGCTGAACAACTTAACACCACAACTTTCCAATTGCTTGTACGCATCTGCAACGAGCACAAATTACGCCTTGTTTATGActtctgcattttttttatcttatgtttaattttgctCGCAACTTGATGTCCGGAGCCAACCTACCGTCGCTGGAAATGCACTGGCCAGACAATAGTGCACCGAGTAGTAAGACGAACCAGAATCTCATGATTATCGCTGGTTAGGTGAGGTTGTTTCCTCGTGACCGATAGTTGAAATTAGTTTACTGTCCGGTGAGAAAGTTGTGCCTTCGTTTTATAGCACCCTTTGCAGTACAGGCAGCTTGCGCTCAGCTGTGCAGGGCCAACAGTAGGCAACAACatgcaaaaaaatgcaatttaaatttcaaatccaACTTCAACAACAGTTTCgtgctgctttttttgtgctctcCTCGCTCATCCAACACAGATGGTTCGAGGAGCGTTTCATTTGCAGTTTGTTTGCAAtggaatttattttgttgatGTAATTCAAGAAATGGTTGCACAATAAAAATGCACTCGAATCGAGTAACTTTAgaaatctttttttcccctgcaAAGCGAGGTCATGAACTCCACCTTTAAATAATTCTTTGAAAGAGTTTGGTTAAGTGTCCATTTATTTAATCGTCTTGCTTCTTCTGCCCACTCTTGACATTGAACCATGGCCATTTGTTTGATGAATAGTTATGCTAGCGTCAGGCGGCGACTCGAAGGTAAGCCGAT
Protein-coding sequences here:
- the LOC128305006 gene encoding uncharacterized protein LOC128305006, whose product is MRFWFVLLLGALLSGQCISSDDAYKQLESCGVKLFSFIMTRLQKQIEEYTACQQLSADNSNYNCSESIQRAIVDMQHELLSYLDCTKDIR